A genomic segment from Janthinobacterium sp. 64 encodes:
- a CDS encoding DUF1993 family protein — MSVYAVTIPCFAQMLRSLTTLLIKGEERAQALGFDAQHLLDVRLAPDMHTLAAPWRRKPCVG, encoded by the coding sequence ATGTCGGTCTACGCCGTTACCATTCCCTGCTTTGCACAGATGCTGCGCTCCCTGACGACGCTGTTAATTAAAGGCGAAGAACGCGCCCAGGCGCTGGGTTTCGATGCGCAACACCTGCTCGATGTGCGTTTGGCACCCGACATGCATACCTTGGCTGCACCCTGGCGCAGGAAGCCGTGCGTCGGCTGA
- a CDS encoding SDR family oxidoreductase yields MHIMIVGASRGLGRALVDGLLAEGHAVIGVSRQQPADLPAGQDTQLQWIEADLAAPAEAVERIARVAPAVLDAVIYNLGVWEEKAFSDDYAFLGDADEAIVDMVNTNITATILLLKRLVPRLLASSKPQLILTGSTSGLRQSGRPEVTFSASKFALNGIADALREGFRAQGLAVTALQLGYLNTYDGLSVPLADAAARGEGELIPVHDVVAVVRMLLSLSNASFVRELVLPALRDERF; encoded by the coding sequence ATGCATATCATGATCGTGGGCGCCAGCCGGGGCCTGGGACGCGCGCTGGTGGACGGTTTGCTCGCTGAGGGCCATGCCGTCATCGGCGTATCGCGCCAGCAACCCGCCGACTTGCCTGCCGGCCAGGACACACAGCTGCAATGGATAGAGGCGGACCTGGCCGCACCGGCCGAGGCCGTCGAACGCATCGCGCGTGTCGCGCCGGCCGTGCTGGACGCGGTGATCTACAACCTGGGCGTGTGGGAAGAAAAGGCCTTCAGCGATGACTACGCTTTCCTTGGCGATGCGGACGAGGCCATCGTCGACATGGTCAATACCAACATCACGGCGACGATATTGCTGCTCAAGCGCCTGGTGCCGCGCTTGCTGGCCAGCAGCAAACCGCAGCTGATACTCACGGGGTCGACGTCCGGTCTGCGCCAGAGCGGCCGGCCGGAAGTGACGTTCAGCGCTTCGAAATTCGCCCTGAACGGCATCGCCGACGCCTTGCGTGAAGGATTCCGCGCACAGGGACTGGCCGTGACGGCGCTGCAACTGGGCTATCTGAATACCTACGATGGCTTGTCGGTGCCGCTGGCGGACGCCGCCGCGCGGGGCGAGGGCGAGCTGATCCCCGTGCATGACGTCGTTGCCGTCGTGCGCATGCTGCTGAGCCTGTCGAATGCCTCGTTCGTGCGCGAGCTGGTGCTGCCGGCGCTGCGCGACGAGCGTTTTTAG
- a CDS encoding MFS transporter, whose translation MPTSNTAAINAASRPLTKQDYKTLSLAALGGALEFYDFIIFVFFANAIGQLFFPPEMPEWLRLLQTFGIFAAGYVVRPLGGIVMAHFGDLLGRKRMFTLSILMMAVPTLLIGLLPTYATIGLAAPLLLLLMRVFQGAAVGGEVPGAWVFVSEHVPSRFTGFACGVLTAGLTVGILLGSLVATGLNTVYTPAEITDGAWRYPFLLGGLFGFGAMYLRRWLHETPVFAEMQQRKALATEMPLKSVLRSHRGAVAVSMLLTWMLSAGIVVVILMTPALLQKIHHIAPRTTLVANTVATLCLAFGCIIAGMLADRLGGKRVIFTGSVLLAISTYIFYTTVGSRPDLLLPLYAMTGLFVGVVGAVPYVLVQAFPAQVRFSGLSFSYNLSYAIFGGLTPVVVTLMLKNNVLGPAYYVIGVCVVGMLTALFIKDQRQTVGR comes from the coding sequence ATGCCTACTTCCAACACCGCCGCAATCAACGCCGCAAGCCGTCCCCTCACCAAACAAGACTACAAGACCCTGTCGCTGGCCGCCCTCGGCGGCGCGCTGGAATTCTACGATTTCATCATCTTCGTCTTCTTTGCCAACGCCATCGGCCAGTTGTTCTTCCCGCCAGAAATGCCGGAATGGCTGCGTTTGCTGCAAACCTTCGGCATCTTCGCCGCCGGCTACGTGGTGCGTCCGCTGGGCGGCATCGTCATGGCCCACTTCGGCGACTTGCTGGGCCGCAAGCGCATGTTCACGCTGTCCATCCTGATGATGGCCGTGCCGACCCTGCTGATCGGCTTGCTGCCGACCTACGCCACCATCGGCCTGGCCGCCCCGCTGCTGCTGCTCTTGATGCGCGTCTTCCAGGGCGCTGCCGTGGGCGGCGAAGTGCCTGGCGCCTGGGTATTTGTGTCCGAACACGTACCGAGCCGTTTCACGGGCTTTGCCTGCGGCGTGCTGACGGCCGGCCTGACTGTCGGTATTTTGTTGGGTTCGCTCGTCGCGACGGGCTTGAACACCGTCTACACGCCGGCAGAAATCACCGATGGCGCCTGGCGCTATCCGTTCCTGCTGGGCGGCCTCTTCGGCTTTGGCGCCATGTATCTGCGCCGCTGGCTGCATGAAACGCCCGTGTTTGCGGAAATGCAGCAGCGCAAGGCGTTGGCGACGGAAATGCCGTTGAAATCCGTGCTGCGCAGCCACCGCGGCGCCGTCGCCGTGTCGATGCTGCTGACCTGGATGCTGTCGGCCGGCATCGTCGTCGTCATTTTGATGACGCCTGCCCTGCTGCAAAAGATCCACCACATCGCGCCGCGCACCACCCTGGTGGCCAATACCGTGGCCACGCTGTGCCTGGCCTTCGGCTGCATCATCGCCGGCATGCTGGCCGACCGCCTGGGCGGCAAGCGCGTGATCTTCACCGGCTCCGTTCTGCTGGCCATCAGTACATATATCTTCTACACCACCGTCGGCAGCCGCCCCGACCTGCTGCTGCCCCTGTACGCCATGACGGGCCTGTTCGTCGGCGTCGTCGGCGCCGTACCCTACGTGCTGGTGCAGGCATTCCCGGCCCAGGTGCGTTTCTCGGGACTGTCGTTTTCCTACAACTTGTCGTACGCGATTTTCGGCGGCCTGACGCCCGTGGTCGTGACCCTGATGCTGAAAAACAACGTGCTCGGTCCCGCCTATTACGTGATCGGCGTGTGCGTGGTGGGCATGCTGACGGCGCTGTTTATCAAGGATCAGCGGCAGACCGTGGGACGCTAG